A portion of the Kosmotoga arenicorallina S304 genome contains these proteins:
- a CDS encoding FAD-dependent oxidoreductase, with protein sequence MTECDVLIIGGGPAGLAAGIEAGKAGLKVFIVDEGVKFGGQLVKQTHKFFGNEEFYASVRGFEIATKLIEELKSMDNVKLMSESTVIGVYEDGVPVLHRPSDSTTLFNPKRFIIATGASEKFLQFENNDLPGVYGAGAVQTLMNQFGIMPGENVLMIGSGNIGLIVSYQLMQAGVNVKAIIEASNRVGGYQVHANKVRRLGVPILLRHTIIRALGKEEVQGAVIAQVDDSWKVIPGTEREFVVDTICIAVGLAPSAELVSQAGGRLQFISELGGYVPVRDENMRTTVSNVFVAGDVSGIEEATTAMVEGRIAGLSCVKDLQGTTDEKSLKEFQEQLRAFRSGPTSSKVRKGLEKLNLSFPEKLPRETEVEPSYEAYKGKLRPIIECSEAIPCNPCETSCPFGAITIGKNINNVPVIDYEKCTGCGICATKCPGLAIFMMQENEEKGTAIVGIPYEFLPIPSKGDQVYALRKDGSIAGVAKVTKVVKAPNSTTVVYIEVPLEEAKKVRHIKVVEMKPEAIVCRCEELTVGDVEKAIEEGYTDFEELRRRLRIAMGPCGGRTCRLNALMILSRKTGIPIEKLDPGTFRPPVIPTTFKAVSKSAKGGESNEG encoded by the coding sequence TTGACTGAGTGTGATGTTCTTATCATAGGTGGTGGGCCCGCAGGGCTTGCGGCAGGGATTGAAGCAGGAAAGGCGGGTTTAAAAGTCTTCATAGTCGATGAAGGGGTCAAGTTTGGCGGCCAATTGGTAAAGCAAACCCATAAGTTCTTTGGCAATGAGGAGTTTTACGCTTCGGTGAGGGGTTTTGAAATTGCCACAAAACTAATCGAAGAATTGAAAAGCATGGATAATGTGAAACTAATGTCAGAATCAACAGTCATCGGTGTTTATGAAGACGGGGTCCCCGTTTTGCATAGGCCAAGTGATAGCACAACACTGTTCAACCCCAAAAGGTTCATTATTGCTACTGGCGCTTCAGAAAAATTCCTTCAATTTGAGAATAACGATCTCCCCGGGGTATATGGGGCTGGCGCAGTCCAGACTCTCATGAACCAGTTTGGTATTATGCCCGGAGAGAACGTCCTCATGATTGGCTCAGGAAATATAGGGCTTATAGTCAGTTATCAGCTAATGCAAGCTGGGGTGAATGTGAAAGCTATTATAGAAGCCTCAAACAGGGTAGGGGGATATCAGGTTCATGCAAACAAAGTCAGAAGGCTTGGTGTTCCTATACTTCTGAGGCATACAATTATCAGGGCTTTGGGAAAGGAAGAAGTTCAGGGAGCAGTCATAGCACAGGTTGATGACTCCTGGAAAGTGATTCCCGGTACTGAGCGGGAATTTGTGGTAGATACGATTTGTATTGCTGTTGGATTAGCACCTTCAGCAGAACTGGTTTCACAAGCAGGCGGCAGGCTTCAATTCATTTCTGAACTCGGTGGTTACGTACCTGTAAGGGATGAAAATATGAGGACCACCGTATCGAATGTTTTTGTGGCCGGGGATGTCAGTGGCATTGAAGAAGCAACAACGGCTATGGTAGAGGGAAGAATAGCAGGTCTCAGCTGTGTGAAGGATTTGCAAGGAACTACCGATGAAAAAAGCTTAAAAGAATTCCAAGAGCAATTGAGAGCTTTTAGAAGCGGACCTACTTCATCGAAGGTTAGAAAAGGGCTTGAAAAGCTCAATCTCAGCTTCCCGGAAAAATTGCCACGTGAAACGGAAGTTGAGCCCTCCTATGAGGCTTATAAGGGGAAGCTCAGACCTATCATAGAATGTAGTGAAGCCATCCCTTGCAATCCCTGCGAAACAAGCTGTCCTTTCGGTGCTATCACGATTGGCAAAAACATCAACAACGTTCCGGTTATCGACTATGAAAAATGTACCGGTTGCGGTATCTGTGCTACTAAATGTCCCGGCTTGGCCATATTCATGATGCAAGAAAATGAGGAAAAGGGAACAGCCATAGTTGGCATACCTTATGAGTTCTTGCCGATACCTTCAAAAGGGGATCAGGTATATGCCCTCAGAAAGGATGGCAGTATTGCAGGTGTTGCAAAGGTAACGAAAGTTGTTAAAGCTCCTAACAGTACAACCGTTGTTTATATCGAAGTGCCTCTGGAAGAAGCCAAGAAAGTTAGACATATAAAGGTTGTCGAAATGAAGCCAGAAGCTATCGTCTGCCGTTGTGAAGAGCTTACGGTGGGGGATGTTGAAAAAGCCATTGAGGAAGGATACACAGATTTTGAAGAACTCAGGAGAAGACTGAGAATAGCAATGGGACCTTGCGGTGGCCGTACCTGTCGGTTAAACGCTCTGATGATCCTCTCGCGTAAAACCGGAATCCCCATTGAAAAACTCGATCCAGGCACCTTCAGGCCACCTGTGATTCCAACGACCTTCAAGGCTGTCAGTAAAAGTGCCAAAGGTGGTGAAAGTAATGAGGGCTGA
- a CDS encoding (2Fe-2S)-binding protein, translated as MERIESHPILTFERGKKIRFFFEGRELMAYEGETIAAALHANGIRVLRYTPKKARPQGLFCAIGKCSSCLMEVDGIPNVRTCMTLVKDGMAVRRQKGRGEFLD; from the coding sequence GTGGAAAGAATCGAAAGTCACCCTATTCTCACCTTTGAAAGAGGAAAAAAGATCCGTTTTTTCTTCGAGGGGAGAGAGCTCATGGCTTATGAAGGTGAAACAATAGCCGCAGCGCTGCATGCTAATGGAATAAGGGTTCTCAGATATACCCCCAAAAAGGCAAGGCCGCAAGGGCTTTTTTGCGCTATTGGCAAGTGTTCCTCCTGTCTCATGGAAGTTGATGGCATTCCAAATGTCAGAACTTGCATGACGCTGGTAAAAGACGGAATGGCTGTGCGTCGCCAGAAGGGAAGGGGGGAGTTCCTTGACTGA
- a CDS encoding NAD(P)/FAD-dependent oxidoreductase produces the protein MRAEASVVIIGGGIIGTAIAFYLCKKGLKDVVLVEKSYLSSGATGRCGGGIRQQWSERMNVRLAMRSVKLFERFEEEVGMDIEYYHGGYLLLAYTDEEVELFHKNVAMQQEEGLDVRLLSKEETKEKFPFMNLEGLKLATFCPTDGHANPHLATMAYAKAAEKMGAMILTHTEVTDIDVQNGQIKGVLTTKGYIKTSVVVNAAGGFSREVGLMAGVELPTESYRHQIFVTEPLEHILDPLVISFVNNFYIRQTKSGNFIMGQGDKDEPPSHKHDPSWRFLVEMTEKMPHFFPFLKEVRVLRHWAGLYNMSPDAQPIIDKSDKLSDFYFAIGFSGHGFMLAPAVGEAMADWIIYGSPKKVDISNLKMERFSKGVSREKNVV, from the coding sequence ATGAGGGCTGAGGCATCAGTCGTAATCATTGGAGGAGGTATCATCGGTACTGCCATAGCTTTTTACCTTTGCAAAAAGGGACTGAAAGATGTCGTTCTTGTTGAGAAGTCCTATCTTTCCTCAGGTGCAACGGGACGCTGTGGAGGCGGAATCAGGCAACAATGGAGCGAGAGAATGAACGTCAGACTGGCTATGAGGAGTGTCAAACTATTTGAACGCTTCGAAGAAGAAGTTGGCATGGACATAGAATATTATCATGGTGGCTACTTGCTCCTTGCTTACACGGATGAGGAAGTGGAGCTTTTTCACAAAAATGTAGCTATGCAGCAAGAGGAAGGGCTGGACGTAAGACTGCTAAGCAAAGAAGAAACAAAAGAAAAATTCCCCTTCATGAATCTTGAAGGGCTAAAACTCGCTACTTTTTGCCCCACTGATGGACATGCTAACCCTCATCTTGCAACTATGGCATATGCCAAAGCGGCAGAAAAGATGGGCGCGATGATTCTTACACACACAGAGGTAACCGACATAGACGTTCAAAATGGCCAAATCAAAGGGGTCTTAACGACCAAGGGATACATCAAAACATCGGTAGTGGTAAATGCCGCGGGGGGATTTTCAAGAGAAGTGGGCCTTATGGCTGGCGTGGAATTACCCACGGAATCTTACAGGCACCAGATATTCGTTACCGAACCCCTGGAGCATATTCTAGATCCCCTGGTGATAAGTTTTGTGAACAATTTTTACATAAGGCAAACGAAATCTGGTAATTTCATCATGGGTCAGGGTGATAAAGATGAACCGCCCAGCCACAAGCACGACCCAAGCTGGAGATTCCTTGTGGAAATGACGGAGAAGATGCCTCATTTCTTCCCATTCTTAAAAGAAGTCAGGGTATTAAGGCACTGGGCAGGGCTTTACAATATGTCACCTGATGCTCAGCCGATTATTGACAAATCCGATAAGCTTTCAGATTTCTACTTCGCGATTGGTTTTAGCGGTCATGGCTTTATGCTTGCCCCGGCGGTGGGTGAAGCCATGGCGGACTGGATAATATACGGCAGTCCGAAAAAAGTGGACATATCAAACCTGAAAATGGAAAGATTTTCAAAAGGAGTTTCAAGAGAGAAAAACGTTGTATAA
- a CDS encoding DUF1858 domain-containing protein has protein sequence MINKNMKIEEIVEKYPCLIDFFFKVGLKVMVCGDILWGTLEEEAIRQGKGEMLDEIVSKANEIIAKEGEKKNTFLNIGDDEND, from the coding sequence GTGATAAACAAAAATATGAAAATAGAAGAAATCGTTGAAAAATATCCTTGCCTCATCGATTTTTTCTTCAAAGTAGGGCTTAAAGTCATGGTCTGCGGCGATATTTTGTGGGGAACTTTAGAAGAAGAGGCTATAAGACAAGGAAAAGGTGAGATGTTAGATGAAATCGTTTCAAAAGCAAATGAAATTATCGCAAAAGAAGGGGAAAAGAAAAACACCTTTCTCAACATAGGAGATGATGAAAATGATTAA